The nucleotide sequence TTCTAGGACCCTTTATTTGGGAACATAAAGGGACAGGCTCCCTGGGTGGGTGCTGATgagcccttccctcccctctgagCCCAGTGGTCCCTGAATCTGCCCCATTTCCATGCCCATGTGGATATCATTCTTGTAGCACCTGCCATTCCTGGGCCATGTAAGGGGTCAGCCTTGAGGAGGTACACAAGAGGCAAGGACCCCCCATTTTCCCTGAGCAACTTCCCATCAGCTCCCACGCACCTTCTGTTGACCAGGTGGCGCCGTGGACATGGAGCCACATCCTTTATGTTGCTgtctcttcctgtctcccttGAGCACCATTTTCACTGCGTCCCTCATGAGATACACTTCTGGGGTAGGGCTCCCCATCACTGAGTGTGACAGCAAAGGAGGAGGGCCACAGCTTTCAGCTGGGGCCGTGGAGTGgtgaggggggaggaggagggccaCAGCTTTCAGCTGGGGCCGTGGAGTGgtgaggggggaggaggagggccaCAGCTTTCAGCTGAGGCCGTGGAGTGgtgaggggggaggaggagggccaCAGCTTTCAGCTGGGGCGGTGGAGTGGTgagggggggggaggaggagggccaAAGCCTTCAGCTGGGGCCGTGGGGTGgtgaggggggaggaggagggccaCAGCTTTCAGCTGGGGCGGTGGAGTGgtgagggggggggggaggaggagggccaAAGCCTTCAGCTGGGGCCGTGGGGTGGCAAGGGGAGAAGATGCAGTTCCCAGGGCTGGCGCCTCTACTCGGACATCTCATCACCTGCATGGCCTTGTGCTTGATGCCCAATGGCCACATTAAGTCACTGGGCTGTCACTCAAGGGCAGGGACCCTATCTTCATCTTGGAATCATGGTGCCTAGCAGATAGCAGGGCTGGGTGGACAGTCAATGCTGGGCCACAGGTTATCCAGGTTGGCATCCACCAGGCCCAAATGCCCAGCTTGGGGAGCCCCTGGGGGAGGTATCCATCCTCCACAGCCCCGGAGGGGGCACCACATCTTTTACCATGAGGCATCTCATTCCTATCCCTGAAAACTACTCCAGACACTTCTGTTAAGGGATAATCCCTGATTTCCCGCAGCAAAGGCAGCTCTCCTAAGCCTCAGTCCCAGCTCTTGAGAACACTGTACTGCGAAGCCTCTGGGTCCAGGCACTTGGCCACTTCTTACACCAGGGCCTGAGCCTGGCAGTGGTGGCACCAGACGTAGGGTAGAGAGTGCCGGCCTATGAAAGCAGCTCCAGTTTGATCTCCGCGTGCCTCGGAGTCTGGCTTCCTCACTCCTGACGGCGTTTCATTACAGTGTAAATGCCTGTCCTGCTGAAAGAACCCGCCTTTCAAATGGCTGAAAAGGCACCAGTGGGGCAGCATATGCTCCCCGTTCCCTGCGTCCACATCAGGACTGTGGTCTCCAACAGTAGGGGTGCTACAGTCTCGCGGTCCCCGTGGATCAGCGCTGCCGTGGGGCCATGCTCCTCGGCAGTGGGATACCCAGGGCAGAGTGCGCCTGCCGGCTGCGGGCCTCGGCCACCTGGCGTGGGGAGCAGAAGTCCTCCAGGAAGATCTGCGCCAGGTTCCGGAGCCTGGCACTGGCCGAGAGGGAGAAGCGAAGCATGCACTGCACCACGGGCGCGGCGGTCAGCTCCGGGGGAAAGCTGCGGCCCGGCGGGCTCAGGTGCATGAGCGTGGTAATGGCAGACAGCACCGTCTCCTCGTTGGGGCTGGACAGGCAGTTGATGATGAGTGGGACACCTCCTGCCTGCAGGATGTGCTCCTTGTTGGCCCGGTCTGGGCACAGGTTGCACAGGCCTCCTGTGGGAGACCAAGGAACAATCTGGATGCTGTAGCCCTGGGCCTCCTGCCAGCTCCCCAGCTCATGAACCCCAGGGAGGGCCCAGGCTGAGAAGCTGGTCCCAGCACAAGCGATCCAAAGCCCATTCCGGCTCCTGCCTTCTCGGTTCTAGAAAGGCCTGCCTGCTCCCACCTGCCACAGCCCAGCCTTCCAGAGGTGCGCACAAATCCCTTTCCCTCTCGGTTCAGCCAGTTCAATGGCTGATAcgctttcttttttccctttaatgtAAAAACCTAAAACAAGGccggcccaggcacagtggctcacgcctgtaatcccagcactttgggaggctgaggtgggtggatcacctgaggtcaggagttcgagaccagcctggccaacatgatgaaactctgtctccactaaaaatacaaaaatcagtcgggcgtggcaggtgcctgtaatcccagctacttgtgaggctgaggcaggagaatcgcttgaatctgggaggcggagggtgcagtaagccgagattgcaccattgcactccggcctgggcaacagagtgagaccctatctgaaaaaaataaaaaacctataaTGTATCATCACCTTAgaacaatttataaaaattataaacatataagatgatggtttcatgggtataCACTTACaccaaaatttatcaaattgtatcctttaaatatgtacagtttattATGTCCATAATATAGCAATAAAACTGGTAAAAATACtagaatgggctgggcacagtggctcacacctgtaattccagtgctttaggaggccaaggcaggaggatcccttgagcccaggaattcaagaccagcctgggcgacatggcaaaactctgGCTCTACAAAagcacacaaaattagccaggcgtggcggtacatgcctgtagccccagctacttgagtggctgaggtaggaggactgtctgaacccaggaggtggagctacagtaagccatgatcgcaccactgcactccaacctgggcgacagagtgagactctgtctcaaaaataaacaaatggctcaaaaacaaacaaacaaattataggctcacgcctataatcccagcacttttgggaggcctaggtggatggatcaccctgaggtcaggagttccagaccagcctggccaacatggtaaaaccccatctctactaaaaatgcaaaaattagctgggcctggtggcgtatgtttataatcccagctacttgggaagctgaggcagaatagcttaacccggtaggtggaggttgctgagatggcaccactgcattccagcctgggcgacagagcaatagtACGTCTCAAGTGTCAGGCGGCTGACTGAACATTGGTTTTTCATCCCACAATTTGAAATATGTGAATACATGTAAgtatttagtaaaaatgggaTACTCTGCTTGCTGCTTGATCagttttctgagatggggtcgggtctccctatgttgtccagtctggtcttgaacttctggcttcaagtcatacttctgcctcagcctccctgggagttaagactacaggcatgcaccactgtgcatGGTTTACgccagcttttattttatttatttatttattttatttttttgagacagagttttgctctgtcacgcaggctggagtgcagtggcgtgatctcggctcactgcaacctccacctcctgggttcaagtgattctcctgcctcagcctcccaagtagctgggataacaggcatgtgccaccacgcccggctaaatttttgtagttttagtagagacggggtttcaccatgttggccaggctggtctcgaactcctgacctcaggcgattcacccgcctcggcctcccaaagtgctgggactatacgcatgagccactgtacccgccccagctttttacatttaacaatatattgtgattagcggggcatggtggagcccacctatagtcctagctactagggaggctgaggcaggagaatcgcttgaacccaggaggctgaggttgcagtgagccgagattgtgcc is from Macaca thibetana thibetana isolate TM-01 chromosome 16, ASM2454274v1, whole genome shotgun sequence and encodes:
- the ARMC7 gene encoding armadillo repeat-containing protein 7 isoform X1; protein product: MAQKPKLDPHVGRLGYLQALVTEFQETQSQDAKEQVLANLANFAYDPSNYEYLRQLQVLDLFLDSLSEENETLVEFAIGGLCNLCPDRANKEHILQAGGVPLIINCLSSPNEETVLSAITTLMHLSPPGRSFPPELTAAPVVQCMLRFSLSASARLRNLAQIFLEDFCSPRQVAEARSRQAHSALGIPLPRSMAPRQR